A region from the Gemmatimonadota bacterium genome encodes:
- a CDS encoding glycosyltransferase codes for MSPLRVLFLAHSFPRTSGDAAGSFLLHLARALGEQDVEVRVVAPSAPGLPGFEEVGGIPTMRFRYAPPRWETLAYTGNMAAEVRGSLAGKLAMLGYLLSGTGAAGRAIHGWAPDVVHAHWWFPGGLTGVLPARWHGVPMVTTMHGSDVRLAVGVRAAHPLLRHVLRSSAAVTTVSSWLAAQVRSIAATVEPLVEPMPVATDLFAPATAARERLLFVGRLNRQKGIADLIEAMARTHSAVGLDVIGDGPDRPTLEARARELGVAQRVWWHRALPQPDVVPYYQRAIATVMPGLDEGLGLVAVESLLCETPVIAYASGGTVDVVEPNRTGLLVPPGSIDGLAAAIDTLATGTGGPSMGQEGRRRMLDRFSPAAVAARYAAVYRQVRKG; via the coding sequence GTGTCGCCGCTGCGCGTCCTCTTCCTCGCGCACTCGTTTCCTCGCACCTCGGGCGACGCCGCTGGCTCCTTTCTCCTCCACCTCGCCAGGGCACTCGGGGAGCAGGATGTCGAGGTTCGCGTGGTCGCCCCCTCGGCACCCGGGTTGCCGGGGTTCGAGGAGGTCGGCGGGATTCCCACCATGCGCTTCCGGTACGCCCCGCCTCGTTGGGAAACGCTGGCCTACACGGGGAACATGGCGGCCGAGGTGCGCGGATCGCTGGCGGGAAAGCTCGCCATGCTCGGCTACCTCCTCTCAGGCACCGGCGCCGCCGGTCGGGCGATTCACGGGTGGGCCCCAGACGTCGTCCATGCCCACTGGTGGTTTCCAGGGGGACTGACCGGCGTGCTCCCGGCCCGGTGGCATGGGGTCCCCATGGTCACCACGATGCACGGTTCCGATGTGCGCCTGGCGGTCGGCGTGAGAGCCGCGCACCCGCTGCTTCGTCACGTCCTTCGGAGTTCGGCCGCGGTCACCACCGTATCCTCCTGGCTCGCAGCACAAGTACGGAGCATTGCGGCAACGGTCGAACCACTGGTCGAGCCGATGCCGGTAGCAACCGACTTGTTCGCCCCAGCTACGGCCGCGCGCGAGCGCCTGTTGTTCGTTGGGCGCCTCAACCGACAGAAGGGCATTGCCGACCTCATCGAGGCTATGGCCCGGACGCACAGCGCAGTTGGCCTCGATGTCATCGGTGATGGCCCGGACCGGCCTACCCTCGAGGCCCGGGCGAGGGAGCTCGGTGTGGCACAACGCGTCTGGTGGCACAGAGCGCTGCCACAGCCGGACGTCGTCCCGTACTACCAGCGGGCCATCGCGACCGTGATGCCGGGGCTCGACGAGGGGCTCGGCCTCGTCGCCGTGGAATCGCTGCTGTGCGAGACGCCGGTGATTGCGTACGCCTCCGGCGGCACCGTGGATGTCGTGGAACCGAACCGAACCGGCCTCCTGGTTCCCCCCGGATCGATCGACGGGCTGGCTGCTGCCATCGACACGCTGGCCACCGGAACCGGCGGTCCCTCCATGGGACAGGAAGGCCGCCGAAGGATGCTGGATCGCTTCTCACCAGCGGCCGTGGCTGCCAGGTACGCCGCGGTCTACCGGCAGGTACGGAAAGGGTAG
- a CDS encoding YfhO family protein: MTKPAAEVGTSGPSTAPRHAGWIAAGVHLLATMILAWPALTGQLLLNARSDQYKAGYAFRDFARQYFAEHGAIPQWNPWLFGGMPFVDAMHGDTFYPTALLRLLLGTGPGMTWGLVIHLFLAGIFTYLLLRTLRLSFHSAMLGGVAYQMSGNIAGLVSPGHDGKIFVAALLPLALWLLVRGIRDQRGWAWGPLALVVGLAVLSPHPQLLQYMLLLCGAFSLFLWRGWGNGPDDPPGARSGKQLGLALSAIATGMLIGAIQFWPVVTYTPWSPRNGGLGWEHAVSFSLPPEELVNFALPEFTGMLGAYWGRNGIHLHSEYVGIAVLLLAAAAFGDWAQGPLRRLRWFFAGSFVVSLLWAMGGNTPFYQLVYAIVPGTKFFRAPSTMLFIVNFTLACLAAVGAERVLRGSLPRRVLWVASGVAALLGLFAVSGALTNTALSLAGPERAQFVLANEPALRAGAVRMLAFAVLMSLALVLVARKRLSRDLAGALLIGIVAVDLWSILRRYFMFMPPAAATFATDDAIAWLQKQPGPFRVIPLPPRQGTEHDQYLQALNYDGLMTHRIAVAMGYHGNHIGKYDLLLGSDYSQLGNPNFWRLANTRYFLTDEPTLPIDSARTVFGPATNVHGRQVWVHQVPVQTSYAWTTTALLKASEEQAAQTVLNPSFDVQTVAIFDSSARVDAAELRAVPQPSRVAARTIAWAPGQATIELDAPAPAGSALVVSENYYPGWQAKVDGQPVAVHRANVSLLGIALPAGARKIELEFVNAPYATGRLVTWLAVALSLGWWVVGWRRRPEVTTA, translated from the coding sequence ATGACCAAGCCCGCAGCTGAAGTTGGTACATCCGGGCCTTCCACCGCACCTCGACACGCGGGTTGGATCGCGGCTGGCGTGCACCTGCTCGCCACGATGATTCTGGCCTGGCCGGCCCTCACCGGCCAGCTATTGCTCAACGCCCGTTCCGACCAGTACAAGGCCGGGTATGCGTTCCGCGATTTCGCGCGGCAGTATTTCGCCGAGCACGGCGCCATTCCGCAGTGGAATCCCTGGCTCTTTGGTGGGATGCCGTTCGTCGACGCAATGCACGGCGACACCTTCTACCCGACCGCGTTGCTCCGGCTGCTGCTCGGGACGGGCCCCGGGATGACGTGGGGCCTCGTGATCCACCTGTTCCTGGCTGGCATCTTCACGTACCTGCTGCTCCGGACCCTGCGCCTCTCCTTCCACTCGGCGATGCTGGGCGGCGTGGCGTACCAGATGTCGGGGAACATCGCCGGTCTGGTGTCGCCCGGTCACGACGGCAAGATCTTCGTCGCGGCCTTGTTGCCGCTGGCGCTGTGGCTCCTCGTACGAGGCATTCGCGATCAACGCGGGTGGGCCTGGGGACCACTCGCGCTCGTCGTGGGCTTGGCCGTGTTATCGCCGCACCCGCAACTGCTGCAGTACATGTTGCTGCTGTGCGGCGCATTTTCCCTCTTCCTCTGGCGTGGGTGGGGGAATGGGCCCGACGACCCTCCCGGGGCACGAAGCGGGAAGCAACTGGGACTGGCACTCTCAGCGATTGCCACGGGGATGCTCATCGGCGCCATACAGTTCTGGCCGGTGGTGACATACACCCCATGGTCTCCGCGCAATGGTGGACTGGGCTGGGAGCATGCTGTCTCGTTCTCCCTGCCACCAGAAGAGCTGGTCAACTTCGCATTGCCGGAATTCACCGGCATGCTTGGCGCGTATTGGGGGCGGAACGGGATCCACCTGCACTCGGAGTACGTCGGCATCGCCGTGCTGCTCTTGGCGGCGGCGGCGTTTGGCGACTGGGCACAGGGTCCGCTCCGGCGTTTGCGCTGGTTCTTCGCTGGGTCTTTTGTGGTCTCCCTGCTCTGGGCGATGGGAGGGAACACGCCGTTTTACCAGCTGGTCTACGCGATCGTACCCGGCACCAAGTTCTTTCGGGCGCCGAGCACCATGCTCTTCATCGTCAACTTCACCTTGGCCTGCCTGGCCGCGGTCGGCGCCGAGCGGGTACTGAGGGGATCGCTCCCTCGGCGCGTCCTGTGGGTCGCCAGTGGCGTTGCGGCACTGCTCGGGCTGTTTGCCGTTTCGGGTGCGCTGACGAATACCGCCCTATCTCTGGCCGGCCCGGAGCGCGCACAGTTTGTCCTCGCCAACGAGCCGGCGCTCCGTGCGGGCGCGGTCCGGATGTTGGCCTTTGCGGTCCTCATGTCGCTGGCGCTCGTGCTCGTGGCTCGCAAGCGACTCTCCCGCGACCTCGCCGGTGCCCTGCTGATCGGCATCGTCGCTGTGGACCTTTGGAGCATCCTCCGGCGCTACTTCATGTTCATGCCACCGGCGGCGGCGACCTTCGCGACCGACGACGCCATCGCCTGGCTCCAGAAGCAACCCGGTCCGTTTCGTGTCATTCCCCTCCCGCCACGCCAAGGGACGGAGCATGACCAGTACCTGCAGGCGCTCAACTATGACGGCCTGATGACGCACCGCATCGCGGTGGCGATGGGATATCACGGCAACCACATCGGCAAGTACGACTTGCTCCTCGGGTCGGATTACTCGCAGCTCGGCAACCCGAACTTCTGGCGGCTGGCCAACACCCGTTACTTTCTCACCGACGAGCCGACGCTGCCCATCGACAGTGCACGCACCGTCTTCGGCCCGGCGACGAATGTGCACGGGCGTCAGGTCTGGGTACATCAGGTCCCGGTGCAAACATCCTACGCGTGGACGACCACAGCCTTGCTCAAGGCAAGCGAGGAGCAGGCCGCACAGACGGTGCTCAATCCCAGCTTTGACGTGCAGACCGTGGCCATTTTCGACTCGAGTGCCCGGGTGGACGCGGCAGAGCTGCGCGCCGTGCCGCAGCCGAGCCGTGTCGCCGCGCGGACCATCGCATGGGCACCTGGGCAGGCAACGATCGAACTCGACGCACCAGCCCCCGCCGGATCCGCGCTCGTCGTCTCCGAGAACTACTACCCCGGCTGGCAGGCCAAGGTCGACGGCCAGCCGGTCGCCGTCCATCGGGCCAATGTCTCCCTCCTCGGCATCGCCCTCCCGGCCGGAGCCCGCAAGATCGAGTTGGAGTTCGTGAACGCGCCCTACGCGACCGGTCGCCTGGTCACCTGGCTCGCCGTCGCACTCTCCCTCGGCTGGTGGGTTGTCGGCTGGCGCCGGCGCCCGGAGGTGACCACCGCGTGA
- a CDS encoding polyprenol monophosphomannose synthase, with protein MSEKALVIVPTYNERDNIIRLIDAVLSQDRRLEVLVVDDGSPDGTGTLVAERSAGDTRVHLLSRPRKMGLGTAYVAGFKWALARDYEFVFEMDADFSHDPSHLPQFLASIAEADLVLGSRYREGKVTVVNWPMARLILSYGANIYARFVTGLALYDATGGFKCFRRRVLEGIDLDDVRSNGYAFQIEMSFRAWQLGFRIVEIPIVFVDRTEGESKMSKKIVREAIWMVWRLRWWGMTGRLSRPAAEGRALPHSP; from the coding sequence GTGAGCGAGAAGGCCCTGGTCATCGTCCCGACCTACAACGAGCGGGACAACATCATCCGCCTGATTGACGCCGTTCTGAGCCAGGATCGGCGCCTTGAGGTGCTCGTCGTCGATGACGGCTCTCCCGACGGGACGGGAACCCTCGTGGCGGAACGCAGCGCCGGCGACACCCGGGTCCATCTGCTCAGCCGCCCGCGCAAGATGGGACTTGGGACGGCCTACGTGGCGGGATTCAAGTGGGCGCTCGCGCGCGACTACGAGTTCGTCTTCGAGATGGACGCGGACTTCTCGCATGACCCATCCCACCTGCCGCAGTTCCTGGCCTCGATCGCCGAGGCCGACCTTGTCCTCGGCTCGCGGTATCGGGAAGGGAAGGTCACCGTGGTCAACTGGCCCATGGCGCGGTTGATCCTGAGTTATGGCGCGAACATCTACGCACGGTTTGTCACGGGACTGGCCCTCTACGATGCGACCGGAGGCTTCAAGTGCTTCCGCAGACGCGTGCTCGAGGGCATCGACCTCGACGACGTGCGATCCAATGGGTATGCGTTCCAGATCGAGATGAGCTTTCGCGCATGGCAGCTCGGCTTTCGCATCGTCGAGATCCCGATCGTCTTTGTGGATCGCACGGAAGGCGAGAGCAAGATGTCGAAGAAGATCGTGCGCGAGGCGATCTGGATGGTCTGGCGCCTGCGCTGGTGGGGCATGACGGGTCGACTGTCGCGCCCGGCCGCCGAGGGACGTGCCCTCCCGCATTCGCCGTGA
- a CDS encoding diaminopimelate epimerase — protein MKTMTPDPTDAAIFQPGGGPRPLAGRSFFKMTGSGNDFVFFDNRDGRHDDLATPERIAALCDRRRGVGADGIVLLDADSEFDFGMRYYNRDGSLAEMCGNAALCSARLAATLGMVAPGPFHFRTPSGPVAARIVDGIPEIDMTPVTDLQVQAALPLEAGEQRMGFARVGVPHLVLLVDDLDAADVDRRGRALRYDPSLPHGANVNFVARTTDGWAMRTYERGVEAETLACGTGTVASVALLNAWQIEATGLAMHTRCGVDLFADVARGGRAPVLRGEGRIVATGTIVDLPE, from the coding sequence GTGAAAACGATGACGCCCGATCCGACGGATGCCGCCATCTTTCAACCGGGGGGGGGGCCCCGGCCCCTCGCCGGTCGCTCCTTCTTCAAGATGACCGGCTCCGGGAACGACTTCGTCTTCTTCGACAACCGGGACGGCCGCCACGACGACCTGGCCACTCCCGAGCGCATCGCCGCGCTGTGCGACCGACGGCGCGGTGTCGGTGCCGACGGGATCGTGCTCCTGGATGCCGACAGCGAGTTCGATTTTGGCATGCGCTACTACAACCGCGACGGCAGCCTGGCCGAGATGTGCGGCAATGCCGCGTTATGCAGCGCACGACTCGCCGCCACCCTTGGAATGGTCGCGCCGGGCCCCTTTCACTTCCGGACCCCCTCGGGCCCCGTTGCCGCGCGTATCGTCGACGGCATCCCGGAGATCGACATGACGCCAGTCACGGACCTCCAGGTCCAGGCGGCGCTTCCTCTTGAGGCCGGCGAGCAACGGATGGGCTTCGCACGCGTCGGTGTCCCGCACCTCGTCCTGCTAGTCGACGACCTCGACGCAGCGGATGTCGATCGGCGCGGGCGTGCCCTGCGATACGACCCGAGCCTGCCACACGGCGCCAACGTGAACTTCGTCGCGCGAACCACGGACGGCTGGGCGATGCGCACCTATGAGCGTGGAGTGGAAGCGGAGACGCTCGCCTGCGGCACCGGGACCGTCGCGTCCGTCGCCTTGCTGAACGCCTGGCAGATCGAGGCAACGGGCCTCGCCATGCACACCCGATGTGGAGTGGACCTCTTCGCCGACGTCGCGCGTGGGGGCAGGGCACCGGTGCTCCGAGGCGAGGGACGCATCGTCGCCACCGGGACGATCGTCGACCTCCCCGAATGA
- a CDS encoding phosphotransferase, with protein sequence MTAGPALDRPQLALEDAIRALRTGWGIDAQLTPLDGERDLNFAVHQGGTPLAVLKVVHPGEPGAAIEMQAALLEHLEHVAPDLPVPRVRRSREGEPTYRHGALRLRLVSWCRGTPVGEVPRETQLLRGIGDSVGRLTRALQSFGHPGAHRPLAWDIRRSGESAARLVHIPAEKRSLVEQAINTFELARPALDRVRHAVLHGDLNDWNLLADPERASLTGIIDFGDAIFGPAVADLAIAVTYAAMGSESPLQAMSDVVAGYAGTCPLEDDEIELIPALVQGRLATSLTISAERRSRAPSTAESYWFVSEAPAWALLEALHQIPQGHLRGALRKAARRPASRASTALRAFLSTKPALAPILGQPLAQQAVHALSWSSPNDPMVPETAAGDLPGADAAYAALQSSIGFDVGLGRWGEQRAVYTSAAFTSRVVPGARRDMHLGLDLFAPAGTPLFAPLAARVIRTANCDRPQDYGGVLLLEHDLPDGHQFRTLWGHLDPRSIEDLAPGHVLAAGDRVGTLGDSGVNGGWVPHLHLQLCLTNEEDPEAIIGVGESALTELWAELYPDPAQLAGVPTEVLTFSAPKRIGPAVSVSSTSART encoded by the coding sequence ATGACCGCCGGACCAGCGCTCGACCGACCGCAGCTGGCCCTCGAGGACGCCATCCGGGCTCTGAGGACGGGTTGGGGGATCGACGCCCAGCTCACGCCCCTGGACGGTGAACGCGACCTGAACTTCGCCGTTCACCAGGGCGGAACGCCCTTGGCAGTCCTCAAGGTCGTCCACCCCGGCGAACCTGGGGCGGCGATCGAGATGCAGGCCGCCCTGCTCGAGCACCTGGAGCACGTCGCCCCCGACCTCCCTGTGCCAAGGGTGCGGCGGAGCCGGGAGGGGGAGCCGACCTATCGTCACGGCGCACTCAGGCTCCGCCTGGTCTCATGGTGTCGGGGAACCCCCGTCGGCGAGGTTCCACGGGAAACGCAGCTGCTCCGCGGCATCGGCGATTCCGTCGGTCGGCTCACACGGGCCCTGCAATCCTTCGGGCATCCCGGCGCGCATCGGCCCCTGGCCTGGGATATCCGACGAAGCGGGGAATCCGCTGCTCGCCTGGTCCATATCCCTGCCGAGAAGCGCTCCCTGGTCGAGCAGGCCATCAACACCTTCGAGCTCGCGCGTCCCGCCCTCGACCGGGTCCGCCACGCCGTCCTGCATGGCGACTTGAACGACTGGAACCTTCTGGCCGACCCGGAGCGTGCTTCCCTCACGGGCATCATCGACTTCGGCGACGCCATCTTCGGACCAGCCGTTGCCGACCTCGCGATCGCTGTGACGTACGCGGCGATGGGAAGCGAGTCCCCGCTGCAGGCCATGTCTGACGTGGTCGCCGGGTATGCAGGCACCTGCCCGCTGGAGGATGACGAAATCGAGCTCATCCCCGCGTTGGTGCAGGGACGCCTCGCCACGAGCCTCACGATTTCCGCAGAACGACGGTCGCGGGCGCCCTCGACTGCCGAGTCGTACTGGTTCGTCTCCGAGGCCCCGGCCTGGGCGCTGCTCGAGGCGTTGCACCAGATCCCCCAGGGGCACCTTCGGGGCGCATTGCGCAAGGCGGCGCGAAGACCCGCTTCCCGGGCCTCCACCGCCCTCAGGGCCTTTCTCTCCACCAAGCCTGCCCTCGCCCCCATCCTCGGACAGCCGTTGGCCCAGCAGGCCGTCCACGCCCTGTCCTGGTCGTCTCCCAACGACCCGATGGTCCCGGAGACCGCCGCCGGCGACCTCCCGGGGGCGGATGCAGCCTACGCCGCCCTCCAAAGCTCCATCGGCTTCGACGTTGGTCTTGGACGATGGGGAGAGCAGCGGGCGGTGTACACCTCAGCGGCCTTCACCTCGCGGGTTGTACCGGGCGCCCGGCGCGACATGCACCTTGGCCTCGACCTGTTCGCGCCGGCGGGCACGCCACTGTTCGCCCCCCTCGCCGCGCGCGTGATCCGCACGGCCAACTGCGACCGCCCCCAGGACTACGGCGGGGTGCTCCTGCTCGAGCACGATCTCCCCGACGGCCACCAGTTCCGCACGTTGTGGGGCCACCTCGATCCGCGTTCCATCGAGGACCTTGCACCGGGACACGTCCTCGCGGCGGGAGACCGGGTGGGCACCCTGGGGGATAGCGGCGTCAACGGCGGGTGGGTGCCGCACCTGCACTTGCAACTCTGCCTGACCAACGAGGAGGACCCCGAGGCGATCATCGGCGTCGGCGAATCCGCGTTGACGGAGCTGTGGGCCGAGCTGTACCCGGACCCGGCCCAGCTTGCCGGGGTGCCGACCGAAGTGCTCACCTTTTCGGCCCCGAAGCGGATCGGACCCGCAGTCTCCGTGAGCAGTACTTCGGCCCGAACCTGA
- a CDS encoding aminotransferase class III-fold pyridoxal phosphate-dependent enzyme, which translates to MSYREPLEIVRGEDVWLVDARGRAFLDCYNNVAHVGHCHPRVVAAIASQARTLNTNTRYLNRLIGEYAERLTATFPRELDTVFFTNSGSEATELALRIARTLTGRHQVAVLDWAYHGNTQAAIDASPYKYKRAGGKGRPDFVIELPCPDPYRSPGDWPAEAIGFRYAEHLELALLSGASPAAFIAETIPSCAGQVVLPQGFLPRTFELIRAAGGLCISDEVQVGFGRVGTHMWAFEEHGVVPDIVTLGKPMGNGHPVGAVVTTRSIARRFANGMEYFNTFGGNPVSCAAGLAVLDVLESQQLRANARARGASLTERIAALQAGHPLIGDVRGRGLFLGIELVRDRTTKEPATEAAAVVVNQCRKEGVLLGTDGPYDNVIKLRPPMTFQASHEALLLESLGRSLEAAAKT; encoded by the coding sequence TTGTCGTACCGCGAGCCGCTGGAGATCGTGCGAGGGGAGGACGTCTGGCTGGTCGATGCTCGCGGACGGGCCTTCCTCGACTGCTACAACAACGTCGCCCACGTGGGCCACTGCCATCCACGGGTTGTGGCGGCGATCGCGTCCCAGGCGAGGACTCTCAACACCAATACCCGGTACCTCAATCGGCTCATCGGGGAATATGCCGAACGCCTGACGGCGACCTTTCCCCGGGAACTCGACACGGTCTTCTTCACGAACTCGGGGTCTGAGGCGACCGAACTCGCCCTCCGCATCGCGCGGACCCTCACCGGTCGGCACCAGGTGGCCGTCCTGGACTGGGCGTACCACGGGAACACCCAGGCGGCGATCGACGCATCGCCGTACAAGTACAAGCGGGCCGGGGGTAAGGGGCGCCCCGATTTCGTGATCGAACTACCGTGCCCGGATCCATACCGGTCGCCCGGTGACTGGCCCGCGGAGGCCATCGGGTTTCGCTACGCCGAGCATCTCGAACTTGCGCTCTTGTCCGGCGCGTCGCCGGCGGCATTCATAGCTGAGACGATTCCGAGCTGCGCAGGGCAAGTTGTTCTCCCACAAGGGTTTTTGCCGCGCACCTTCGAGTTGATTCGCGCCGCCGGTGGGCTTTGCATTTCGGACGAGGTCCAGGTTGGGTTCGGGCGAGTTGGAACGCACATGTGGGCGTTCGAGGAGCACGGCGTCGTGCCCGATATCGTCACCCTGGGGAAGCCCATGGGTAACGGCCACCCGGTCGGCGCCGTAGTCACGACCCGGAGCATTGCCCGGCGCTTCGCGAATGGCATGGAGTACTTCAACACCTTTGGCGGGAATCCCGTCTCCTGTGCCGCCGGTCTCGCCGTGCTCGACGTGCTGGAATCGCAGCAGCTCCGCGCGAACGCGCGGGCACGCGGAGCATCGCTGACCGAGCGAATTGCGGCCCTCCAGGCCGGCCATCCGCTGATCGGCGACGTGAGGGGGCGGGGGCTGTTCCTTGGGATCGAGCTCGTCCGCGACCGCACCACAAAGGAGCCCGCCACGGAGGCCGCTGCCGTCGTCGTGAACCAGTGCCGAAAGGAAGGCGTCCTCCTCGGAACCGACGGCCCGTACGACAACGTGATCAAGCTCCGGCCCCCAATGACCTTCCAGGCGTCCCACGAGGCGCTTCTTCTCGAATCCCTGGGCCGATCGCTGGAAGCCGCGGCCAAGACATAG